From Archaeoglobus sulfaticallidus PM70-1:
TCGGGATCATACCTGTGCCCTTCCTGAGAGCACTGCCTCTCACAGACCCTGCATCTTATACATCTCTCATCATCTCTTTCTATGATGAATTCGGGAAGCATGTAAGTTTTCATTTCCATCATATCACCCTCAAATCGACTCCTTAAGGCTCTTCAGATGATCCTTCCTGTTCAGCCTGACAACAACCGGCTCTCCACCTCTCGGCGTCCAGACCATGTCGAGATCAGGAGATACAGCCCTGATACCTGCTTCCTCAGATGAAAGGAAGACGAAGTCGCCTTTGGCTCCAGCAGTGATTGGCCTGAGCCTTATTCTGTCGGTTATGCCGAACATCTCTCCATGGTGAGCCACGATAACGGTAAAAGGCCCGTTGATCAGCAGAGGAGCGTAAACCATCCTGAGGGTTGTGTACAGCTTCTTCTTTTTCTCCTCCATGTGCTCTATCTGATCCCACATCGGTGCTGCGAAAATTTTCGAAACTATCTCTATAGGCAATCCCTGCCTCCTCATAAGCAAATCAACAGCATACGCCATAACCTCTGTGTCTGTAAAGAGCGTACAGTAGTATCCGAACATCTCCAGATACCTTCTGTTGGTTCCGTATGATGAGATCTCCCCGTTGTGCACCACAGTCCAGTCGAGAATGCTGAATGGGTGTGCTCCACCCCACCATCCGGGTGTGTTGGTCGGGAATCTGCTGTGGGCTGTCCACATGTAGCCCTTGTAAAGCTCGTCGAGCATGAAGAAGTCAGCAACATCCTCTGGGAATCCAACTCCCTTGAACACACCCATGTCCTTTCCGGATGAGAAAACATAAGCATCCTCTATCCGGGTATTGATGTGCATAACTTTCTCGACAACAAAATCATCATCGCTCAGCTTTTCTTCGGTATTTTTGGGAGCTACAAAATATCTCCACACCAGAGGTGGATAGGATACATCAGCAGATGGGTTTGTGGGAATCTCCTCATCGTGAACGATATCGAAGTTTTTAGAGAGGAATTCATCAACCTTCTTCTTTGCATCGAGGTTTCCATCCTGATACATTATGTGAAGGGCGTAATAGTCCTTGTATTCGGGATAGATGCCATAAACAGCAAATCCACCGCCAAGACCGTTTCCTCTGGCTTTCATGTTAGATATTGCCTTTATCGCCATTTCTCCTCCAAACCTCTCGCCCTTGATGTTCATAACACCGAACAGTCCACATGCTTCGATGTCCTTGTTCGGGAGGTACCTCTCACACCTGTTTATCTCAAACCTCATGCTTTCACCTCATATTATTCCGAGAACCACATCATCCTTCAGCAAATCCCATCTGATATGCTCTGGAAGCTTTGTGTATCCGAAGTCGTAGTCGAGGAGTCTTTCCTTGAACTCCGTGACATCTATCTTCCTCTTCATCAGGTTGAGGTATATTCCTGCCCTGTCAACCTTTCCCACAAGCACTATTCCCTTTATAAGCCCATCTTTGATTGCAATCCTTCTGTAAACCTTCCTTTCCGGATCAAATCTGATCAGAACCTCGTAGCCTTCCTTCTCCGCGATTTCATCCGTTATGTTGAGTCCGGCATTTATTATGTAAACATCGAAGAAGTGCATCGCGTTCATGGATGTGCCCTCAAACTCCGCACTCCCTCCAGCGATGTTCAGCCCGGCAACTCTTCCGCCATAATAAGCGTTGGGCCAGAGGGGCAGGAGTCTTCTGTCATCGATCATGAAGTCATAGACTTCTGCACAGTCACCGCACGCATAGACATCTTTGGCCGAGGTTTCCATCTTCCTGTTGACAACTATGCCACGATTAACCTCGATTTCACTATCTCTCACAAGATCTATATTCGGCACGACACCGACCGCAACAATCATGAGATCGCATTCAATCTCCCTGCCATCTGTGAGCGTTACGCTGTAAACCCTGTTGTTGCTGGAGTTCACCTTCTTTATTGTCAGGCCTGTGTGGATGCTGACTCCATGCTCATCAAAAACCCTCTGGACTATCTCCGATGTTCTCTCGTCAACCACCGGGGCAAGAACCCTGTCTGCAAGTTCGATTACATGCACCTCCAAGCCCTTCTCCGCCAGAACCTCGGCAGCCATCAGCCCGATAACTCCTCCTCCAAGGATTACAGCCTTTTTTGCATCCTCAAGTTCCTTTTCGATGCCAAGGGCATCGTCCATCGTTACAAAGGAGAAGGCGTTCTCCAGTTTGGGATCAAAACCCTCCATTTGCGGGATGAATGGCTTTCCACCGGTGGCTATGAGAAGCTTGCCATACTCTATTTCCTCACCAGAATCGAGTATTACCTTCTTCTCGCTGACATTTATCGAAACTGCCCTCTTTCCGAGTATCGGCGTTACATCCATTTTCTCATAAAAGTCGGGTGGTCTGTAGTACATCTTCTCCCTGCTTATCCTCCCGGAGAGGTAGTAGGGGATCAGCGCCTTTGAATATGTGTGGTACTCCTCCTCAGATATGACCGCAATCGTCAAGTCCCTGTTTCTGCTCCTTATAGCCTCTATGCAACCTATACCACCGGCAGAATTTCCTATGACCACAACATCGAACTTCATTCTTCCCCTCCGGATATGTAAACCAGCGCATTATTGGGACACATCTTAACGCATGTGGGGAACTCAAGCCCCTCACACAGATCACATTTAACGATCTTCTTCTCCTCAAAATCTATCACAATGCTGCCATAAGGACAGGCCATCACACAGCTCAAGCATCCAACACACTTGCTTTCATCGTGCAAAACCTTTCCTGTTTCTGTATCCTTATACAGAGCACCGCTGATACAGGCGAAAACACAGTTAGGCTCATCACAATGTCTGCACTGGATGGCAAAGCACTCGGGCA
This genomic window contains:
- a CDS encoding 4Fe-4S dicluster domain-containing protein; this translates as MPKVVAKPEVCIGCHLCEIWCAVAHSRTRDILKAFKYEKKKPVPRIVVDENLPECFAIQCRHCDEPNCVFACISGALYKDTETGKVLHDESKCVGCLSCVMACPYGSIVIDFEEKKIVKCDLCEGLEFPTCVKMCPNNALVYISGGEE
- a CDS encoding NAD(P)/FAD-dependent oxidoreductase; its protein translation is MKFDVVVIGNSAGGIGCIEAIRSRNRDLTIAVISEEEYHTYSKALIPYYLSGRISREKMYYRPPDFYEKMDVTPILGKRAVSINVSEKKVILDSGEEIEYGKLLIATGGKPFIPQMEGFDPKLENAFSFVTMDDALGIEKELEDAKKAVILGGGVIGLMAAEVLAEKGLEVHVIELADRVLAPVVDERTSEIVQRVFDEHGVSIHTGLTIKKVNSSNNRVYSVTLTDGREIECDLMIVAVGVVPNIDLVRDSEIEVNRGIVVNRKMETSAKDVYACGDCAEVYDFMIDDRRLLPLWPNAYYGGRVAGLNIAGGSAEFEGTSMNAMHFFDVYIINAGLNITDEIAEKEGYEVLIRFDPERKVYRRIAIKDGLIKGIVLVGKVDRAGIYLNLMKRKIDVTEFKERLLDYDFGYTKLPEHIRWDLLKDDVVLGII
- a CDS encoding class II glutamine amidotransferase, which codes for MRFEINRCERYLPNKDIEACGLFGVMNIKGERFGGEMAIKAISNMKARGNGLGGGFAVYGIYPEYKDYYALHIMYQDGNLDAKKKVDEFLSKNFDIVHDEEIPTNPSADVSYPPLVWRYFVAPKNTEEKLSDDDFVVEKVMHINTRIEDAYVFSSGKDMGVFKGVGFPEDVADFFMLDELYKGYMWTAHSRFPTNTPGWWGGAHPFSILDWTVVHNGEISSYGTNRRYLEMFGYYCTLFTDTEVMAYAVDLLMRRQGLPIEIVSKIFAAPMWDQIEHMEEKKKKLYTTLRMVYAPLLINGPFTVIVAHHGEMFGITDRIRLRPITAGAKGDFVFLSSEEAGIRAVSPDLDMVWTPRGGEPVVVRLNRKDHLKSLKESI